The Flavobacterium sp. 123 genome contains a region encoding:
- the pckA gene encoding phosphoenolpyruvate carboxykinase (ATP), which translates to MKNIKIIQELHDLGITGYHEVSYNPTYEELYQAEVSHKRKGYEKGALTDTGAVAVKTGVFTGRSPKDRYIVKDDITRDTIYWDDKVNFPTTKEVWHDLKKLVLKQLSTSPKLYVVDAFCGTNADTRLKVRFVMEVAWQAHFVTNMFIRPSIYELENFGEPDFIVMNGSKATNPDWKEHGLNSENFVLFNLTEKVQIIGGTWYGGEMKKGMFSMMNYYLPLKGMASMHCSANVGEDGDVAVFFGLSGTGKTTLSADPKRYLIGDDEHGWDDNGVFNYEGGCYAKVIDLTEENEPDIWRAIKRDALLENVIVDEYGEINYYDHSITENSRVSYPIYHINKIVLPSKAGHAKKIIYLSADAFGVLPPVSILDDDQAQYHFLCGYTSKLAGTERGITEPEPSFSPAFGEAFLTLHPTRYSQTLIGKMKEHGAKAYLVNTGWNGTGKRISLKNTRAIIDAIISSEIDEAETRTIPFLNLTIPTVLPHVSDGILDPRDTYKDKDDWERKAKDLSARYIKNFEQYTNTEEGKRLVAAGPSLEEVLS; encoded by the coding sequence ATGAAAAACATTAAAATTATTCAGGAATTACATGATTTAGGAATTACAGGGTATCATGAAGTATCTTATAATCCAACTTATGAAGAATTATATCAAGCAGAAGTTTCACATAAAAGAAAAGGATATGAAAAAGGTGCTTTAACTGATACTGGTGCTGTTGCTGTTAAAACAGGTGTATTTACGGGACGTTCTCCTAAAGACAGATACATTGTTAAAGATGACATCACAAGAGATACAATATATTGGGATGACAAAGTAAACTTTCCTACTACAAAAGAAGTTTGGCATGATTTAAAAAAATTAGTTTTAAAACAACTTTCTACTTCTCCGAAATTATATGTTGTTGATGCTTTTTGCGGAACAAATGCAGATACAAGATTAAAAGTTCGTTTTGTAATGGAAGTTGCTTGGCAAGCACATTTTGTAACAAATATGTTCATCAGACCTTCAATTTATGAATTGGAAAATTTTGGAGAACCAGATTTCATTGTTATGAATGGTTCAAAAGCAACAAATCCAGATTGGAAAGAACACGGACTAAACTCTGAGAACTTTGTGTTATTCAATTTAACTGAAAAAGTTCAAATCATTGGTGGTACTTGGTACGGTGGTGAGATGAAAAAAGGAATGTTCTCTATGATGAATTATTATTTACCACTTAAAGGAATGGCGTCTATGCACTGTTCTGCTAACGTTGGTGAAGATGGTGATGTAGCGGTATTCTTCGGACTTTCTGGAACAGGTAAAACAACGCTTTCTGCAGATCCAAAAAGATATTTAATTGGTGATGACGAACACGGATGGGACGATAATGGAGTATTCAATTATGAAGGTGGTTGTTATGCAAAAGTTATTGATTTAACAGAAGAAAATGAGCCAGACATTTGGAGAGCTATCAAAAGAGATGCTTTATTAGAAAATGTTATTGTAGATGAATATGGAGAAATCAATTACTACGATCATTCAATTACTGAAAACTCAAGAGTTTCATATCCAATTTATCACATCAATAAAATTGTATTGCCTTCAAAAGCAGGACATGCTAAAAAAATCATTTATCTTTCTGCAGATGCTTTTGGTGTATTGCCTCCAGTTTCTATCCTAGATGATGATCAAGCACAATACCACTTCTTATGCGGATATACTTCTAAATTAGCAGGTACAGAAAGAGGAATTACAGAACCAGAACCATCATTTTCTCCCGCTTTTGGTGAAGCTTTCTTGACTTTACACCCAACAAGATATTCTCAAACCTTAATTGGTAAAATGAAAGAACATGGAGCAAAAGCGTATTTAGTTAACACAGGTTGGAATGGTACTGGAAAAAGAATTTCATTAAAAAACACAAGAGCAATTATTGATGCGATCATCAGTAGCGAAATTGATGAAGCAGAAACTAGAACAATTCCGTTCTTAAACTTAACAATTCCTACGGTATTGCCTCACGTAAGCGACGGAATTCTTGACCCAAGAGATACATACAAAGACAAAGACGATTGGGAACGTAAAGCCAAAGATTTATCAGCGAGATACATCAAAAACTTTGAGCAATACACAAACACAGAAGAAGGTAAGCGTTTAGTTGCTGCTGGTCCTTCTTTGGAAGAAGTTTTAAGTTAG
- the hisG gene encoding ATP phosphoribosyltransferase, whose product MSTLKIAIQKSGRLNEDSIQILKDCGISINNGNDQLKAAATNFPLEVLYLRNSDIPQYLIDGVVDIAIVGDNLLFEKGKNIIVAQKLGFSKCKVSVAVPKTFKYNSIKDLDGMRIATSYPNTVNEYFNSFGLSVDIHQISGSVEIAPNIGLADAIVDIVSSGSTLFKNNLKEVEVIMKSEAVLAVSPKVTPEIQKLIDILQFRIESVLRARKSKYILMNVPNDKIEAIGKILPVLKSLTVMPLAEEGWSSVHSVIDKDTFWDVIDQLKEVGAEGILVCPIEKMVL is encoded by the coding sequence ATGAGTACTTTAAAAATTGCAATTCAAAAATCAGGACGTTTAAACGAAGACAGCATACAAATTCTAAAAGATTGTGGAATTTCTATTAACAATGGAAATGATCAACTTAAAGCAGCTGCAACAAATTTTCCATTAGAAGTTTTATACCTTAGAAATTCAGATATTCCTCAATATTTGATTGATGGAGTGGTAGATATTGCCATTGTTGGTGACAACCTTTTATTTGAAAAAGGAAAAAATATTATTGTAGCTCAAAAATTAGGTTTTTCAAAATGCAAAGTATCCGTTGCGGTTCCTAAAACATTTAAATACAACTCTATAAAAGATTTAGACGGAATGCGTATTGCAACCTCTTATCCGAATACCGTTAATGAATACTTTAATTCATTTGGATTATCCGTTGACATTCACCAAATTTCTGGTTCTGTTGAAATCGCTCCAAATATTGGCTTAGCAGATGCAATTGTTGATATTGTTTCAAGCGGTAGCACTTTATTTAAAAACAATCTTAAAGAAGTGGAAGTAATCATGAAAAGTGAAGCTGTACTTGCTGTTTCACCAAAAGTGACTCCTGAAATTCAAAAATTAATTGACATTCTTCAATTTAGAATAGAATCTGTTTTGAGAGCTAGAAAATCAAAATATATTTTGATGAACGTTCCTAATGATAAAATTGAAGCTATTGGTAAAATTTTGCCTGTATTAAAAAGCCTTACCGTAATGCCTTTGGCTGAAGAAGGTTGGAGCAGCGTTCATTCCGTAATCGACAAAGATACTTTTTGGGATGTGATCGATCAATTAAAAGAAGTTGGTGCCGAAGGAATTTTGGTTTGCCCAATTGAGAAAATGGTATTATAA
- the hisD gene encoding histidinol dehydrogenase produces MNKIYNPKPATWASILERPTKTIDDIEATVKEIFKEVQKKGDSAVAKYTSLFDGAVIENLEVTPAEIDEAIATIPQELKNAIQLAKANIKKFHTAQKTHRVAVETIEGVNCWQEKRPIQKIGLYIPGGTAPLFSTVLMLAVPAEIAGCNEIVLCSPPDKKGKINPAILYAANLCGVTKILKVGGIQAIAGMTFGTKSIPKVYKIFGPGNQFVTVAKQLATQFGVAIDMPAGPSELLIVADDTAVPAFVASDLLSQAEHGADSQVILVSTSKSLIDAVEKEVQIQMDLLPRKAIAEKAIANSKLIYVENDSIALELINEYGPEHFIICSEFDDFYSNGIHNAGSVFIGNYTPESAGDYASGTNHTLPTNGYAKNYSGVNLDSFTKAMTFQKISAEGIKNIGNAIEIMAEAEGLQAHKNAVTLRLKAIEDGK; encoded by the coding sequence ATGAATAAAATATACAATCCAAAACCAGCAACTTGGGCTAGCATTTTAGAGAGACCAACTAAGACTATTGATGATATTGAAGCTACCGTTAAAGAAATTTTTAAGGAAGTTCAAAAAAAAGGAGATAGTGCTGTAGCTAAATACACTTCCCTTTTTGACGGAGCTGTAATCGAAAACTTAGAAGTTACTCCAGCTGAAATTGACGAAGCTATTGCAACTATTCCTCAAGAATTAAAAAATGCTATTCAACTGGCAAAAGCAAATATTAAAAAATTTCATACAGCTCAAAAAACACATCGAGTTGCTGTTGAAACGATTGAAGGCGTAAACTGTTGGCAAGAAAAAAGACCGATTCAAAAAATAGGTTTATATATTCCAGGAGGAACAGCTCCTTTGTTTTCTACTGTATTAATGTTAGCTGTACCCGCTGAAATAGCTGGTTGCAACGAAATTGTTTTATGTTCACCTCCTGACAAAAAAGGTAAAATCAATCCTGCAATTTTGTATGCTGCTAATTTATGTGGCGTTACCAAAATTTTAAAAGTAGGAGGGATTCAAGCTATTGCAGGAATGACTTTTGGAACTAAATCAATTCCTAAAGTGTATAAAATCTTTGGCCCTGGAAATCAATTTGTAACTGTTGCTAAACAATTGGCAACTCAATTTGGAGTAGCTATTGATATGCCTGCAGGACCATCTGAATTGCTTATTGTGGCTGATGATACTGCTGTACCAGCATTTGTGGCTTCTGATTTACTTTCGCAAGCAGAACACGGAGCTGATAGCCAAGTAATTTTAGTTTCAACTTCAAAAAGTTTAATTGATGCAGTTGAAAAGGAAGTTCAAATACAAATGGATTTACTTCCAAGAAAAGCTATTGCTGAAAAAGCTATTGCGAATTCTAAATTGATTTACGTTGAAAATGACAGCATTGCATTAGAATTAATTAATGAATATGGTCCAGAACACTTCATTATTTGTTCAGAATTTGATGATTTTTACAGCAATGGAATTCATAACGCAGGTTCTGTTTTCATTGGGAACTACACGCCAGAAAGTGCAGGTGATTATGCCTCAGGAACCAATCATACCTTGCCAACAAACGGTTATGCGAAAAATTATAGCGGTGTAAATCTGGATAGTTTTACTAAAGCAATGACTTTCCAAAAAATATCTGCTGAAGGAATAAAAAATATTGGTAACGCTATCGAAATTATGGCAGAAGCCGAAGGATTGCAAGCGCACAAAAATGCAGTTACATTAAGATTAAAAGCAATTGAAGATGGAAAATAA
- the hisC gene encoding histidinol-phosphate transaminase has translation MENNFDINNLVRENVKSMKPYSSARDEFEDFDTADMIFLDANENPFENGVNRYPDPQQSSVKVVLAKQKKIKTNQILLGNGSDEVLDLLFRAFCEPKVDNVITLPPTYGMYGVLANINAVENKEILLSTDFQPQIEKIMDAVDENTKIIFLCSPNNPTGNSFSDENVAYLLKNFNGLVVIDEAYIDFSKKESWVNELDEYPNLIITQTLSKAYGLAGIRLGICYASAEVISVLNKIKPPYNVNELTQKRALDRLDNPNKINSEIESIITQREQLLKVLLNVKFVEKIYPTEANFILIKVDDANKRYDELIAKGIVIRNRTTQPLCENTLRLTIGTEVENKKLIEALSSL, from the coding sequence ATGGAAAATAATTTCGATATAAATAATTTAGTGCGTGAAAACGTGAAGTCGATGAAGCCTTATTCTTCTGCTCGTGATGAGTTTGAAGATTTTGACACGGCAGATATGATTTTCTTGGATGCTAATGAAAACCCTTTTGAGAACGGTGTAAATCGATATCCTGATCCGCAACAAAGCAGCGTTAAAGTGGTTTTGGCAAAACAAAAAAAGATAAAAACAAATCAAATTTTGTTAGGAAATGGAAGCGATGAAGTTTTGGATTTATTGTTCCGTGCTTTTTGCGAACCCAAAGTGGACAATGTAATTACTTTACCGCCAACCTACGGAATGTATGGTGTTTTAGCTAATATCAATGCTGTTGAAAACAAAGAAATTTTACTTTCAACTGATTTTCAACCACAGATTGAAAAAATCATGGACGCTGTTGATGAGAATACTAAAATTATATTTTTATGTTCTCCAAATAACCCAACAGGAAATTCATTTTCGGATGAAAATGTTGCTTATTTGTTGAAAAACTTCAATGGTTTAGTAGTTATAGATGAAGCTTATATTGATTTTTCTAAAAAAGAAAGCTGGGTTAACGAGTTAGACGAATATCCAAATTTAATCATCACTCAAACTCTTTCAAAAGCCTATGGTTTAGCAGGAATTAGATTGGGAATATGTTATGCATCAGCTGAAGTTATTTCGGTTTTAAATAAAATCAAACCTCCTTATAACGTCAACGAATTAACTCAAAAAAGAGCTTTAGACCGATTAGACAATCCGAATAAAATTAATTCAGAAATTGAATCAATTATAACACAAAGAGAGCAATTACTTAAAGTTTTACTTAATGTAAAATTTGTCGAAAAAATCTATCCTACTGAAGCTAATTTCATCTTGATAAAAGTAGATGACGCAAATAAAAGATACGATGAATTAATTGCAAAAGGAATTGTAATTCGCAACAGAACAACACAACCTTTATGCGAAAATACTTTGCGTTTAACTATTGGAACGGAAGTAGAAAATAAGAAATTAATTGAAGCTTTGTCTTCTTTATAA
- the hisB gene encoding bifunctional histidinol-phosphatase/imidazoleglycerol-phosphate dehydratase HisB produces the protein MKKILFIDRDGTMVLEPNDYQLDSFEKLEFYPKAFQYLGKIATELDFELVMVTNQDGLGTDSHPEINFWPVHNLVMKAFENEGVVFSDVFIDKTFPHENVPTRKPGTAMLTKYINNPAYDLENSFVIGDRITDVELAKNLGSKAIFINTDEELGSDEISSKRHELEDVIALQTTEWKTIYEFLKLEERSASITRKTNETDIYINLNLDGTGKSKIETGIAFFDHMLDQIARHGQMDLEVIVKGDLEVDEHHTIEDTAIALGEVFAKALGNKLGIERYGFCLPMDDCLSQVAIDFGGRNWLVWETEFKREMVGKMPTEMFYHFFKSFSDGAKANINIKAEGTNEHHKIEAIFKAFAKAIKVAVKRDTEKMILPSTKGML, from the coding sequence ATGAAAAAAATACTTTTTATAGATCGTGACGGAACAATGGTTTTGGAACCAAATGATTATCAATTAGACAGTTTTGAAAAATTGGAATTTTATCCAAAAGCCTTTCAATATCTAGGTAAAATTGCTACCGAATTGGACTTCGAATTGGTAATGGTGACCAATCAAGATGGTTTAGGAACAGATTCTCATCCCGAAATTAACTTTTGGCCAGTTCATAATTTAGTGATGAAAGCGTTTGAAAATGAAGGAGTGGTTTTTAGCGACGTTTTTATTGACAAGACATTTCCTCACGAAAATGTACCGACTCGTAAGCCTGGAACGGCTATGTTGACTAAATACATCAATAACCCAGCATACGATTTAGAAAATTCATTTGTAATTGGTGACAGAATAACTGACGTAGAATTGGCAAAAAATCTAGGTTCAAAAGCTATTTTTATCAATACTGACGAAGAGTTGGGAAGTGATGAAATTTCGTCCAAAAGACACGAATTAGAAGATGTTATCGCTCTACAAACTACAGAATGGAAAACGATTTATGAGTTTTTGAAGCTGGAAGAACGTTCAGCTTCCATAACCAGAAAAACGAATGAAACTGACATTTATATCAATTTAAACCTTGATGGAACCGGAAAAAGTAAAATAGAAACCGGAATTGCTTTTTTCGATCACATGTTAGACCAAATCGCGCGTCACGGACAAATGGACTTAGAAGTTATCGTAAAAGGCGACCTCGAAGTCGATGAACATCACACGATTGAAGACACTGCAATTGCTTTAGGTGAAGTTTTTGCCAAAGCATTAGGAAATAAATTAGGAATCGAAAGATATGGTTTTTGTTTGCCAATGGACGATTGTTTGTCACAAGTAGCCATTGATTTTGGAGGTAGAAACTGGTTGGTTTGGGAAACCGAATTCAAACGTGAAATGGTAGGTAAGATGCCGACAGAAATGTTTTATCATTTCTTCAAATCATTCTCAGATGGAGCAAAAGCCAATATCAACATCAAAGCGGAAGGAACCAACGAGCACCACAAAATTGAAGCTATTTTCAAGGCTTTCGCCAAAGCAATAAAAGTGGCCGTAAAACGTGATACGGAAAAAATGATTTTGCCAAGCACAAAAGGAATGCTTTAA
- the hisH gene encoding imidazole glycerol phosphate synthase subunit HisH codes for MNKEKTQVSSTPPSEAGGIVIINYGAGNIQSIMFAIERLGFHAVLSNNPDEIKAADKVIFPGVGEASYAMKMLQESGLDTLIPTLKQPVLGICLGMQLMCNKSEEGNTKGLGIFDVDVIKFTSKVKVPQMGWNQIYNLKSDLFKGINENEYMYLVHSYYAPDCAESIATTNYEVEYASALENGNFYGTQFHPEKSGDIGEQILGNFLKL; via the coding sequence ATGAATAAAGAAAAAACACAAGTTTCTTCAACTCCCCCTTCGGAGGCTGGGGGGATAGTAATTATAAATTACGGAGCAGGAAACATTCAAAGCATTATGTTTGCCATCGAAAGATTGGGTTTTCATGCGGTTTTGAGTAACAATCCAGACGAAATAAAAGCAGCTGATAAAGTGATCTTTCCAGGTGTTGGCGAAGCAAGTTATGCTATGAAAATGTTACAAGAAAGTGGCTTAGATACTTTAATTCCAACGCTGAAACAGCCTGTTTTAGGAATTTGTCTCGGAATGCAACTAATGTGCAACAAATCAGAAGAAGGAAATACTAAAGGATTGGGGATTTTTGATGTTGATGTAATTAAATTTACATCGAAAGTGAAAGTACCACAAATGGGATGGAACCAAATTTACAACCTAAAATCGGATCTATTCAAAGGAATTAATGAAAATGAATACATGTATTTAGTTCACAGTTATTATGCTCCTGATTGTGCCGAATCAATTGCTACTACGAATTATGAAGTAGAATATGCCTCGGCATTAGAGAATGGAAATTTTTATGGAACTCAATTTCACCCTGAAAAAAGTGGGGATATTGGAGAACAAATCCTAGGAAATTTTTTGAAGTTATAA
- the hisA gene encoding 1-(5-phosphoribosyl)-5-[(5-phosphoribosylamino)methylideneamino]imidazole-4-carboxamide isomerase, with amino-acid sequence MRIIPAIDIIEGKCVRLSKGDYNTKIIYNENPLEVAKSFEAHGIEYLHLVDLDGAKSSKIVNYKILEQIATQTKLKIDFGGGLKADSDLKIAFESGANQITGGSIAVKNRAIFEKWIAEYGSDKIILGADANNEKVAVSGWLEDSNEDLVPFIQDYQAKGIQYVICTDIAKDGMLEGPSFDLYAKILAKAKGIKLIASGGISTFDELPKLAELGCEGTIIGKAIYEGRISLKQLENYVLSIKS; translated from the coding sequence ATGAGAATAATACCTGCAATAGATATCATAGAAGGTAAATGTGTTCGCCTATCAAAAGGGGATTACAATACCAAAATCATTTACAACGAAAATCCACTTGAAGTAGCTAAATCATTCGAAGCGCATGGAATCGAATATTTGCATTTAGTAGATTTAGATGGTGCAAAATCAAGCAAAATTGTCAATTATAAAATATTGGAACAAATTGCTACACAAACCAAATTGAAAATTGATTTTGGTGGTGGTTTAAAAGCAGATTCTGATTTAAAAATCGCTTTTGAATCTGGAGCAAACCAAATAACAGGTGGAAGTATTGCTGTGAAAAACAGAGCTATTTTCGAAAAATGGATTGCCGAATATGGTTCAGATAAAATCATTTTGGGAGCAGATGCCAATAACGAAAAAGTAGCGGTTTCAGGATGGTTAGAAGATTCAAATGAAGATTTGGTTCCCTTTATTCAGGATTATCAAGCAAAAGGAATTCAGTACGTAATTTGCACTGATATTGCCAAAGACGGAATGCTGGAAGGACCAAGTTTCGATTTATACGCTAAGATTTTGGCGAAAGCCAAAGGAATCAAATTAATTGCCTCTGGAGGGATTTCAACATTTGACGAATTACCAAAATTAGCCGAATTGGGTTGTGAAGGAACTATTATTGGCAAAGCGATTTACGAAGGAAGAATTTCGTTGAAACAATTGGAAAACTATGTTTTAAGTATAAAGTCATAA
- a CDS encoding four helix bundle protein, whose amino-acid sequence MSSDVIKIKSFSFAVRIVNLYKTLNTRNEYVMSKQILRSGTSVGANIREAKNAESKADFIHKMGISQKEAD is encoded by the coding sequence ATGAGTTCAGATGTAATAAAAATAAAAAGCTTTTCTTTTGCCGTTAGAATTGTTAATTTATATAAAACTTTAAATACAAGAAATGAATATGTAATGAGTAAACAAATTTTACGCTCTGGAACTTCTGTTGGTGCAAATATTAGAGAAGCAAAAAATGCAGAAAGCAAAGCTGATTTTATTCATAAGATGGGAATTTCTCAAAAAGAAGCAGATTAA
- the hisF gene encoding imidazole glycerol phosphate synthase subunit HisF, which translates to MLTKRIIPCLDIKNGRTVKGVNFVDLRDAGDPVELAKIYSDEGADELVFLDISATEERRRTLVDLVRKVAATINIPFTVGGGISAVEDVEILLQNGADKVSINSSAVKNPQLINDLAQKFGSQCIVVAIDAKQIDGEWIVHLVGGKVPTELRLFDWAKEVEERGAGEILFTSMNHDGTKNGFANEALATLSDLVNIPIIASGGAGNMQHFVDTFVEGKADAALAASVFHFKEIEIKTLKKELKNNNIEVRI; encoded by the coding sequence ATGTTAACAAAAAGAATAATTCCTTGCCTCGACATAAAAAACGGAAGAACCGTAAAAGGGGTTAATTTCGTGGACTTGCGCGATGCAGGTGATCCCGTAGAATTAGCTAAAATTTATTCGGATGAAGGAGCGGATGAATTGGTTTTCCTTGATATTTCAGCAACGGAAGAACGAAGAAGAACCTTGGTTGATTTAGTTCGAAAAGTTGCAGCTACAATTAATATTCCGTTTACGGTAGGTGGTGGAATTTCAGCGGTTGAAGATGTTGAAATTTTGTTGCAAAACGGAGCGGATAAAGTTTCTATTAATTCTTCAGCGGTCAAAAATCCACAATTGATTAATGATTTGGCACAAAAATTCGGTAGTCAATGTATAGTTGTAGCTATTGATGCCAAACAAATTGATGGCGAATGGATCGTGCATCTTGTAGGAGGAAAAGTCCCAACAGAATTACGATTATTTGACTGGGCGAAAGAAGTTGAAGAACGTGGTGCTGGAGAAATCCTTTTTACATCTATGAATCATGATGGAACAAAGAATGGATTTGCTAATGAAGCTTTGGCAACACTTTCTGACTTGGTGAATATTCCCATAATTGCATCTGGTGGTGCAGGAAATATGCAACATTTTGTAGATACCTTTGTGGAAGGAAAAGCAGATGCAGCATTGGCGGCAAGCGTATTTCATTTTAAGGAAATTGAAATAAAAACATTGAAAAAAGAACTTAAAAACAACAATATAGAAGTACGTATTTAA
- the hisIE gene encoding bifunctional phosphoribosyl-AMP cyclohydrolase/phosphoribosyl-ATP diphosphatase HisIE: MNIDFSKSAHGLIPAIIQDNETKSVLMLGYMNAEAYQKTIDTQKVTFYSRSKQRLWTKGEESGNFLNLVSIKNDCDDDTLLIQVNPVGPTCHNGTDTCWAEENKSDYGFISHLENTIKVRRENADSEKSYVASLFEKGINKIAQKVGEEAVEVVIEAKDDNDDLFLSESADLLFHYLILLQAKGFQLQDVINVLKSRQK, translated from the coding sequence ATGAACATAGATTTTTCAAAAAGCGCACATGGATTAATTCCTGCAATCATTCAAGATAACGAAACTAAATCGGTTTTAATGTTAGGATACATGAATGCCGAAGCTTATCAAAAAACAATTGATACCCAAAAAGTAACTTTTTACAGCCGCTCTAAACAAAGACTTTGGACAAAAGGCGAAGAAAGTGGTAATTTTTTGAATTTGGTTTCTATCAAAAATGACTGCGATGATGATACCTTATTAATTCAAGTGAATCCAGTAGGGCCAACATGTCACAACGGAACGGATACGTGTTGGGCTGAAGAAAACAAGTCTGATTATGGCTTTATTTCTCATCTTGAAAACACTATAAAAGTTCGCAGAGAAAATGCTGATTCTGAAAAAAGTTATGTTGCTTCTTTGTTTGAAAAAGGAATTAATAAAATTGCACAAAAAGTAGGAGAAGAAGCTGTAGAAGTAGTTATTGAAGCCAAAGATGATAATGATGATTTGTTTTTGAGCGAAAGTGCAGATTTACTATTTCATTATCTGATTTTATTACAAGCAAAAGGTTTCCAGTTACAAGATGTTATAAATGTTTTAAAAAGCCGTCAGAAGTAG
- a CDS encoding alpha/beta hydrolase: MISIPMQANISENDVFNPELKNKKTETGLHIILTTDEVDARPIYISGNFNGWVTQDKDFVMEQIGINSYQYKFPENFNYPEILLYKFTKGDWSDVEIDVHGNRTENRFTKMHTGIQKEHVARWRKNWLPFKQSYLPQVKIISDEFKIPQLNKTRKIWALLPHDYDKTDERYPVMYLQDAQNLFNEKAAYGNWEIDKKLAVMSEYNIGKIIIIAIEHAEEDRIKEYNVGKTVLGKGQGKKYIRFVTETLKPFVDQNFRTKTEREFTGIGGSSMGGLVSIFSGLKNPETYGKLMIFSPSLWVVPELKINPKKAYSADTKIYLYAGGDESETMIEHVKKFQENLLSSHFVKDKIKINLSINRYGTHSETYWSDEFPKAIEWLFFQSK, translated from the coding sequence ATGATAAGTATCCCGATGCAAGCGAATATTTCAGAAAACGACGTTTTTAATCCCGAATTAAAAAACAAAAAAACAGAAACGGGATTGCATATCATTTTAACCACAGATGAAGTTGATGCGCGTCCTATTTATATTTCTGGAAATTTTAATGGCTGGGTAACTCAGGATAAAGATTTTGTGATGGAACAAATTGGAATTAATTCCTATCAATACAAATTCCCAGAAAACTTTAATTATCCTGAAATACTTTTATATAAGTTTACCAAAGGAGATTGGAGCGATGTAGAAATTGATGTGCATGGAAACCGTACCGAAAATCGTTTTACAAAAATGCATACTGGAATACAAAAAGAACATGTAGCACGATGGCGAAAGAACTGGTTGCCGTTCAAACAATCTTATTTACCTCAGGTAAAAATTATTTCAGATGAATTTAAGATTCCACAACTTAATAAAACAAGAAAAATTTGGGCATTACTTCCTCATGATTATGACAAAACAGATGAGCGTTATCCGGTAATGTATTTACAAGATGCTCAAAATTTATTTAATGAAAAAGCAGCATATGGAAACTGGGAAATAGACAAGAAACTAGCCGTAATGTCCGAATATAATATTGGAAAAATAATCATTATCGCTATTGAACATGCCGAAGAAGATCGCATAAAAGAATATAATGTAGGCAAAACGGTATTGGGTAAAGGACAAGGAAAAAAATACATTCGCTTTGTTACCGAGACATTAAAACCATTTGTAGATCAAAATTTCAGAACAAAAACAGAACGAGAATTTACAGGAATAGGCGGGAGCTCTATGGGAGGATTAGTTAGTATCTTCAGTGGGTTAAAAAATCCAGAAACATATGGCAAATTGATGATTTTTTCACCTTCGCTTTGGGTTGTTCCAGAACTAAAAATTAATCCTAAAAAAGCCTATTCAGCAGATACAAAAATCTATTTGTATGCCGGTGGGGATGAAAGTGAAACGATGATTGAGCATGTCAAAAAATTTCAAGAAAACTTGCTTTCTAGTCACTTTGTTAAAGATAAAATCAAAATTAATTTAAGTATCAATAGGTACGGAACCCATAGCGAAACTTATTGGAGTGATGAGTTTCCAAAAGCAATTGAATGGTTGTTTTTTCAATCTAAATAA